In the Raineyella fluvialis genome, GCCCTGGCCGAGCGGGGACTGGGGCTGACCGGGTCGGGTGGGGTGTTCACCTGGACGGAGAACGGGCGCACCCTCGCCCGGCGGCTGGCGCTGCTGCACAGGGTGTACGGGGAACCGTGGCCGGCGATGGACGAGGCTGCGCTGCTCGCTCGCTGGCAGGACTGGCTGGTCCCCGAGGTCGATGCCCTGATCGCCGGAACGTCGGCGGATCGGCTGGACCTGACCAGCGCTCTGCGCCGGTTGCTGCCATGGCCCCTGGCCCGGCGCCTGGACGAACTGGTGCCGGAGCGGATCGAGGTGCCGACAGGCTCGAACATCCGCGTCGACTTCCCCGAGATCGACGACCCTGATGGCCGGCCGGTCTTGGCGGTGAAGTTGCAGGAGTGCTTCGGCCTGACCTCGACGCCAGCGGTGTGTGAGGGCCGGGTGCCGGTGTTGCTGCACCTGCTCTCCCCGGCGCGGCGGCCGCTGGCGATTACCGATGACCTGGCTTCGTTCTGGGTGAACGCGTATCCGCAGGTGCGGGCCGAGAACCGGGGCCGTTACCCGAAGCATCCGTGGCCGGAGGACCCGCTGACGGCGCCGCCGCAACGGGGAACGGCACGATCTCGCAGCTGAATACAGAGGTGGATCGTGTGAGGTTCCGGACACTGCGAACCGCACCATTCCGTCCTTCAGGTCGCTTTCAGGTTAAGGCGAGGCTGTCCTACGTCTATGTGTGACCTGTGTGAGGGCTAGCCTGCCGAGCACATGTATTGCGACCGGGGGGTCAGTGAATGGAATTGCGGGACTACGTTGCCGTTCTGCGCAAGTACTGGCGCAGTATCACGAGTGTCACCTTCCTCGGTGTGATTGCGGCGGTGGCCTTGAACTACTTGGTGACTCCGACGTATACAGCCAAGACCGCAGTGTTCTTCTCGGTCTCCGGTGCGACGTCAGCGTCCGACTTGGCTCAGGGAACGACGTTCACCTCGAAGCAGGTCGAGTCGTATGTCGAAGTGGCGACGTCCCCGTTGGTTCTGCAGCCGGTGATTTCCGGTCTAAAACTCCCGGAATCTCCCGAGACACTGGCGAGGCACATCAAGGTCACCGTTCCGACGAATACGTCCGTGATCAACATCACTGTGGACGACACCGACCCGGATGCGGCTGGAGCGATCGCCAACGCAACGGGGAACCAGTTGGTGACCGCCGTGAGCAGCCTTTCGCCGGACAACGGTAAGGGGCAGAAGGCCGTCACCGCCACGATCATCACTCCGGCAAGTGTTCCCTCCGTGCCGACCTCGCCGAAGACGGCGCAGAACCTGGCCCTCGGCCTGCTACTGGGACTCTTCCTCGGCGCGGGTCAGGGATCTTGCGGAACAGCTTGGACACCCGGGTGCGCACTGCGTCTGACGTCGCTCAGCTTACCGATTCTCCGCTGGTGGGGCGCATCGGCTACGACGCGGCCTCTGAGCGTGGACTGACTCTCATTTCCGATGCCATCACTTCCCCGCGGGCTGAAGCTTTTCGTCGTCTCCGCACTAATCTGCAGTATTTGGGGCGTGGACAGGGCGGCAACTCCTTTGTGATCACCTCGTCCGTGCCTGACGAGGGCAAGACAAGTACGGCGATCAACACTGCGCTCGTCCTGGCGGATGCAGGACTGCGTGTGCTGCTGATCGATGCCGACATGCGTCGACCCCGGGTGGGGCAGAGCTTGAGGTTGGAGGACGCCGCAGGGCTCAGCACCATCCTCATCGGCAGGGCTTCGTTGAGGGAGGTGGTCCAGGTTGCCGGAATGGGCACGCTTCAGGTCCTGACGTCGGGCCCCGTACCGCCGAACCCTGCTGAACTGCTCGGATCGATCTCGATGGTGCGGTTGTTGGAATGCGCCACGCATGAGTACGACGCCGTGGTGATCGATGCGCCACCACTCTTGCCGGTCACCGACGCCGCCATCCTCTCCGGTATGACCACGGGGGCTCTGCTGGTCGTCGGTAGCGGAGAGGTTCGGGCGCCGCAACTGGCTGCGGCTCTGGAAAGCCTGGAGTCCGTCGAGGGACGACTCTTGGGCATTGTGCTGAACAAGCTCCGTGGGAAGGACGTTGGGTACAGCGCATATCGCAACCGTTCCGGTCAAGGGCCCGAGCCCCGACGCGTCGCACGGCGAGCCGCAGGTGAGGAACCGGCGGATCGGCAACGCGTCATCGCATGAGATCGCAGGAGTAGCACGAAATTTTGCGTTGCCTGTGCTTTGCGCAGACGCGTGGGGATGGAACAACTTACGTCCGGGGGGACACATGTCGGTGCAGGTTGAGCAGGCGATCAAGCCGAGGGGACACCAGAGGGACGAATTGAGTCGAGGACGCGGCTGGTACGACGTGCTTCGGCGTCGCCTGGTGAGTGTCGACCTCGTGATGGTGACGGGGGCGGTCGCTGCGACCTACGGGCTCAAGTTCGGTGATGAACTGACCACCGAGGTTGGTGGCACGGGAGTCCCTTACGTCGTGGCCGGGGTCCTGATAGGACTGTTGCTGATGGCCGCCCTGGAGGCTTCGGAGTCGCGCAGCCGACGAATCTTGGGGGCGGGACTCGAGGAGTACCGGCGCGTTCTCAACGCGTGCTTCGTCGTCTTCGGTGGCGTCGCGATCGGTTCGTATCTCCTCGGTGCCGAGCTGTCGCGCTGGTTCTTCCTCACCACTCTTCCGCTCGTGGTCGGGATGCTCTTGGCAGGCAGGTGGGCCGTACGACGTCAGCTGAATGCGCAGCGTCGTGCCGGAGAAGCGCTCACGCCCACCCTGGTGGTCGGTTCGGTCGAGGACGTCGTCGGGATGGTCGAGGACATGCGTCGGCGCCCGGATGCCGGTTACCTCCCCGTCGCAGTGGCGCCAACGGACGGGGCGCTGGCCCCTGAGCAGCTTGAGGGTCTGGTTCTGGTGACCTTTGAGGAAGTAACCGAGTGGGCGCGCGGCGGCCGCGTCGAGGCCGTGGCCGTGACGAGTGGACTTACCCGCGGTGAGGCACGTCGGCTGGCGTGGGAGCTGGAGGACTGCCGTGCTCAACTAATGTTCGCTCCGCGCCTCACAGATGTGACGGGTCCGCGCGTCCATATCACCGACGCCCAGGGACTGGAGCTGGTCCACGTCGACCTGCCCAAATTCTCCGGGTGGCACCACATGGTCAAGAGGGGCTTCGATGTCGTCGTTGCGGCAACAGCACTTGTCATCCTCTCCCCAGTCCTACTCATCGTGGCATTGGCCATCAAGCTCGACGACGGTGGTCCGGTGCTCTACCGCCAGGAGCGGATCGGGCTGGGCGGACGGACGTTCACGATCCACAAGTTCCGTAGCATGGGCGTGGACGCGGATCGACTCCTCGACCGGATGATCGACGAAGCCGGAGGCCAGGCTCTCCTCTTCAAGATGGAGAATGACCCGCGGATCACTCGGGTAGGGAACTTCCTTCGCCGCTATTCGTTGGACGAACTTCCCCAGTTCTGGACGGTGCTCCTCGGCGGGATGAGCATCGTCGGCCCACGACCCCAAGTAGCACGCGAGGTCGCCGAATACACGGAAGCGGCGCACCGGCGCCTACGTGTCAAGCCGGGGATCACAGGTCTATGGCAGGTCAACGGCCGTTCGGACCTCTCTATCAAGGAAAGCGTTCGCCTAGATCTTAGGTATGTGGAGAATTGGTCGCTGCTGGGCGATCTAATTATCGTTCTAAAGACCGTGAAGGTGGTGTTCTTTCCAAATGGCGCATACTGACCCAGCAGCTCGGACTAACGGCAAAAAGGCACCGGCAGCGCAACCCTCTAGGTTACACACGTGCGACACATTCCCGTCTAACGTAGGCCTCAGTGCAGAAGCTGCTCTCTCCTATCCGGCAATTCTGACCAACTGAACCGCGAACCACTGTGCAGAATACCAGACATCCTCGTCTAGAACCATGAATTCGAGTACCCGTGAGACCTAAGCGAAACGCACGCAAAGCGATAGAGCAACCATCAGAACTAGAGGGCAGAGCACTTGTGGTCATCTGTCCGACTGAGTATGGAGGTCACATCGAGCATGCCGCAGAACTTGCCGCTGCCGGCAAACGCTCTGGTGTATTTGACCGCGCTTTACTCATATCGCGTCCAGGGGTGCGTGACTCAACCGCGGGCTGGAGTGGTGCATTCGAGATACAATCCATACTCCGACCGCGACGCCTTAAGGGGGGCATCGCTAAGCCACTGTTCCAGATAATCGATGCGTTATGCGAACAGCGAACGATACGTCTAAATGTCGATAAGATAGCGAAGTCGCTCGAAGTCAGCGTTCTTTATGAGACGGCCAAGTATGGCATCGTCCGAACGAATGCCAGGGTCATGAACGTCTTGTTCGTTCATAATGCAATCCCACATTCTATAGGGAGTATGAAACTGCGGGATCGAATCTTTCGAATTCAGGAAATGCGAGTCGCCCGGGCTGCAGACCGGGTTGTTGTCCATGGTGAAACGCAACGCGCCATTGTCTTCGGGTGGACTCCCTCGGACGTGATCGCGGTCGACTTGCCTGGCGACACACGCCAACTGCCGGAATCCGACTGGGAAAACCGTGATCCCTTCGCGCTCTGTCTTGGCGAAGTACGGCCTAATAAGGGTATCCATACGGCACTGGAGGCAGCGGCCGATGCCGGCTTCAGGTTGGTGGTCGCTGGACGACCGGTGCCAGAAGCGTACGGCACAGAGATGGAGTCGAAAGCGGCAGGGATTGGGCCCTTAGTCGATATGAAACTGGGCTATCTCTCGTCCGACGCCTTCGGCAGACTACTTGGGGAAGCATCAGTCATCCTCCTACCGTATATGACGTTCGGGGCGCAGAGCGGCATTCTTGCGCGAGCTATGCAATGCAAGAAACGCATCATCTCCTCCGATCTTCCGTCACTAGTAGAGCAGGCTGGCGATTACGGGCGGATCGACTTCTTTCCGGCTGGTGACTCGGCGGCTCTGGCAGCACTGCTTCGGAAGACCGCAAGTGCTACATCAGTAGAACCCGAGGCATCGTCCCTCGCATCCGAAATGGCGAGGTGGGATCGCTTGATCAAACAAGTGTTCGACTAGAATGAAAGACATAACGCCAGAACAATCGGTCACAGGACGGGCGGCCTCCGCATGACACCCGAAGATTCAGACGAGAACAAGGCATGAAGATCCTCCACGTCGTGAACAACCTTGAGACTGGTGGAGCGCAAACACTCATAGAGGCTCTGACACAGGAACAACAGTCTCTAGGCGTGGAAACCCACGTTGTAGTCCTCCTTTCCCGCGGCACCTTGAGCGATCGAATAGAAGCAGTCGCGCGTTCAGTAGTCTATCTAGAGATTCATGGCGTTTCCGACGCTCTAATAGTTGGGGCGCGCCGACTTAAAAAAGCCATCCGACGAATTGCGCCGGATATAGTCCACTCCCACCTCCTTCAGGCTGACTTGTTATCCATATTGGCCGCAACAGGCATCCCACACGTGTCTACAGTGCACACGAGTGGCGGTCACGAAGCAAGCCTCCCAGCAAGAATCGTTACTTGGCTTCTAAGCCAGTTATCGTCCAGCCCAGACGCGGTCATCGCCTGCTCACCATCTGCCGCACTATTTAGCTGCTCCCGGCTCCGAAGGCAACCCGACGCGATAATCCTCAATGGGACTGCCCTCCCGGACAACCGAGTTCTAAGGGTGGGCCAGAGGGACTACGTTTTACATCTCGCTCGTTGGCATCCAATGAAGGACCACGACACACTGTTCCAAGCTGTCGAGCTGCTGGGGCCCTGCGCTCCCCAACTCGTCTGTGCTGGTGAGGGTATGACGGTCGAGGGTGGCGGGGCCAAGTTAGTGGCGAGGTATCCGAGCGTTAACGCTACCTTCGAGGGCCCCGTGCCCGAAGTTTCGAGGTACTTCGCGAATGCGCTATGTCTGGTTATATCAAGCTCGCACGGCGAAGCCCTGCCCATGGCAGGAATCGAGGCGCTTAGTCATGGCGTGCCTGTGGTTACGACCGACGTGGGTGACTGCCGTCTTCTTGCAGTTGAACCAAAATTGGTCGTGCCACCTAAGGATATCGAAGCGATCGCGGCGGCGATTGCTTACGTGAAGGCGAGTAACGAGGAAACACCGACTCGTCTTGCGAGTCTGGCCCGGGCAGTAGCAGAGAAAACCTTTAACGTAAAGCAAACGGCCGCCGCCTATCGTCGCGTCTACGACAATGTTCTCCAGGAAAGAGGAGACTCGTGAGGATATTGCACGTGTCGGAATCACTCGCCACTGGCGTCCTAGATGTCGTCATTCGATTGGTGCGCGAGCAGCACGCTCTGGGCAACGAGATTAGCGTACTGTATTCAAGAAGAGGAGATAGTCCGACTGAGACTGAACTCTCATGTTTGCTTCCGGGGGTCCGGATACACGCAGTTGGGTCCTTAAGTCAGAACAGGCTCCAGAGAACGCGCTCCTTGCGCCGTCGCCTCCGCTCTCTCACGCAGCTTGAAGAATTTGACATCGTCCATCTGCACTCGACGTTTGCAGGAATCGCCGGTCGCACGATCGACATTAATTGCCGATGTATCTATTCGCCTCACGGCTTCAGCTTCCTTCGATCCGATAAGGGTCGCTTCATGCGCTCACTATATAGAACTCTCGAGCGTACCCTCGCATCTCGGACGGACCTTATCATCGGGGTCTCTTCAGACGAAGTTAGCATCGCATGCGATGAGCTATCTGCCCGCGCGGTACTCCTCAGGAATGTGCTGGACATAGATTCGCTGCCGCCGAAACCGGCCCTGGGGTCGCGATTCCCGATCGTGGCGAATATCGGGAGGTGGTCCGCGCAGAAAGCACCTGAACGTTTCGAACGTGCCGCGGAAGCCCTGTGGAAAATGGCGGAGTTCCGCTGGATCGGCGCGGGGGTGGACGAACCTAAGTCTGCGCGCGTCACAGGAACTGGGTGGCTAAGCCACTCTCAAGTACTTGATGAGCTTACGCAGGTGAACCTAATCTACTTCACGTCTCGATGGGAAGGCATGCCCGTCGGTCTGATGGAGGCCCAGGCAATGGGGATACCGGCAGTCGCTATACGATGCACCGGAGTGGCAGACGTGGTAATCGACGGGGTTACGGGTGTCATCGTAGAGGATGAGGAACAAGGGATGCATGCTCTCAAGGCACTCCTGGAGGACGAGAAGCGCTTAGGGAAGATGTCCCTCGATGCGTGGCGTAATCGAGACCGATTCTCTGCGTCTGGTTATGGAACACGCTCACTCAAGGCATATCAGGAAGTGAAGACTTGCGACTGAACTGCTGCCCTCTTTTTGGGAGCGGCAAGCGGCTTCGAGACCGGGAATTAAGGCCTGCATCGAGACCATTGAAAGAGGAGATGGCGTAATGACCGTACACTTCGTTCTCCCAGGCTATGCGCCTCGGCCGGTTGGCGGTTACCGCGTGGTGTATGAATATGCGTACTGGATTGCGAAGAACCAAAAGGATGGTGTTATCGTCCATCATGTCCCGGTGGCAGATGCTGTATACACCAGACCGGTCACCATTGATCACATCAGAGGCTTGGCTTCACGCGAGCTGCGTGCATTTGTAGACAGGCCAAAAAAGTATGGCGTCCCTTGGTTTCCGGCGACGAAGGAACTAGAATGTCGCTATGGAATCGACCATCTGTCGGCCCGGTTGTGTGACGGCGATATTGTGATCGCCACTGCCGCTCAAACCGCTTTACACGTTGGAAGAATCCTGAAGCGAAAGCCTGAAGTTCTAGGCGTGAACTTCATCCAGCACTTGGAGACGTGGTCGACTAGGGCGTCCTTAGTTGAGGCCGCTTGGAGGCTTCCTATGCTAAGGATTGTAATCGCTCCTTGGTTAGAAGAGCATGGGAAATCGCTGGGAGTAGAGAGTCTGCTTGTGCCCAACGCGATCGATCCCTCAACGTTCGAGGCGGGCGAGCCGGTATGCCGCCGAGCTGAGTCCGTCGTCGCTATGTTGTCAGACGCACCATTCAAGAGGGCTGATGTGTTGATTGCGGCCCTGGTGGAAGTTTCGCGGCGGCGGCCAGGCGTTGTCCTAACCTGCTTTGGTGTGGGCCCGCGACCAGAGGAATTGCCCTCCTACATCGGATACATTAGGAATCCGTCGCGGTCTGAGGTTGCTGCGTTGATGAAGAGTGCTCGTGTATATGTCTGCGCAAGCGATGCGGAGGGCTGGCACCTACCGCCTGCCGAGGCACTCCTTTCTGGGACTGCGGTAGCTTCCACTGATATCGGCGGCGTCCGTGCATACGCTGATGGAGCCGCGCTGTTCTCCCCACCGGGAGATAGTCTCGCGCTCGCCGAGAATACTTTGCAGTTGCTAACGCAGACCGATATTGCGCAGTCTCTGGTGGCGGTCGGACATGAGCGCTTGAGGACGTATAGTCCTGATGATGCCGCAGCGGCCTTTTGGAACGCCGTTCAGCGGGTTCGTGAGCCGCTGAACGAAAAGGGGAAATGATGGGCCGCCGTGCCGGTGTTGCCCGAAATATCACCACCACGTATGTCGCCCGGTTAGCGAGCATCTTAACGCTATTCGTTCTGTTTCCAGCTGTTGCAAGGGTAGTTCCCGCATCTGAATATGGTGTATACCTGTTGACAGCCGGAATGGCCAGTCTCTTTTCAGTCGACCTAGGAATGGCGGGTTCGGCGACACGCTACGTGAGCGAGGCGCACGTCCTTGGAGACGACTCAAGAATGCGATCCGTACTGGCTGGAAGCGCCGTGTTCTTTGTTGGGGTCGGAATCTTCAGTTCTGGTGCGCTGGTTGTCACAATTGTCTTCGGGTGGAAGGACTTTCATTTCACCCCTGAACAGGCCTCAATCGGTCTGGTGGCGGGCGCGGCCGCGGTCGCGCAGGTCGCGCTCGGATCAATCGCTGCGAACGAACGCGCGATACTGACTGGATTGGGGCGTATTGATCTAGCGAATTGGATTCTTATTGCGCAGGCTTTCACGAGATTCGGGGCCACGCTAGTAGTCTTGGGCGTTTCTCGCGAGATTATCTGGGTTGCGGTAGTTGACGCTTCCGCAGCAGTCATTGGGACGTTTCTCTTTGTCATAATTCGCAGAATGGTTCTGCGGACGAGGTTTGAGTTTGGCAGGGACTTCAACTGGGCGGTCCTTAGACATATGTGGGGACTTAGCCGCGACATGCTCGTCATGTCATTGGCGGCTACCGTTATTCTTTACGCCGGTGGAGTCGTCGTCGGGCTCACATCCTCGGCAGTATCGGTGGCCTTGTTTGCAGCTGGGCAGCGCATTTATCAGGCCGCCAAGGAGATTCCCAACAGCTTGACTGCTCCGCTACTTCCCATCGCCACTGCGAATCATTTAGACGGGGCTGGGCGGAACAAATGGCTGTATCTCGATGGGACGCGTTTCTCGCTTGCGCTGGTCTTGGCCTCTTTGCCGCCTGTTTGCGTCTACATGGCGACCCTAGTGGAGTGGTGGCTGGGGCCCAACTACTCAGTAGCGGCCGATGTGGCAATGCTCCTGACCGCCTCAGTGATTCTAAACTGTCTCCATCTCGTGGCAGTGCCGGTCATGGGGGGTCAAGAATCTCTCGGATGGTACTCCGTCCTTCATGGAATGTGGGCTGTTAGCGCCTTGGGACTTGGGTTTCTGTTCTCTTCTGAATTCGGGGCAGTGGGGATGGCATTGGCGGTGGCTCTTCCGCTCGTGATTCTTGAACCTCTGTATGTGGGGCGTGCGCTTCGGAAAACCGGGGGACTTGGCTCGAGTTCTTGACCAGGTCGATCGCTCGGCCCGTGGCCGTGACGATTCCGGCGACAGCGTTGCTCTGGGTGTGGTGGAGTCTGACGCGTCATTCAGGTCTGGCGGGGGCGCTAATCGGTTGTCTATTATGGGTGACTTCGTATTTGGTGGTTGCTTGGTCTTGGATCTTGGATCGCGATCAGCGGGCAGCAGTACGCTTGCGTGCATCGCTGGTGTTCGTTAGAGGGGAGAGACTGTGAAAGCATTTTTGTGCGGTTCATATAAGTGGGCGAATAAGGGCGATGCGGCGCTCGTAGTGAGTCTTATTGCTTGGCTGCGGCGCTTGGATGTGAACGCAACTGGGATGACGAGTTTTGACCCTGTCGGGGATCAAACCCACTACGACATTCCTGTTCACGCGATGCCGGTGCGTCCGCCGGGTCGATACCGCTTGTTCGCAGAAGGCCTGCTGTCGCGGTCACAACTAGCGCGCCGAATGTTGGCTCGTTGTAGAATGTTGGTGGCTTGGGGTTGGTTCGTCTATTTTCCCTACTGGGGGCGCCTGTATGTTCGGCACCCTTGGGTTGCACGCGTGTTTTCCACGAGGTCAACTTGGGTGTTGGCTAAGGAGATGCGAGGTTCTGATGTCGTCATAGGTGTTCCTGGGGGCTATATTCAGGCTCCTCGCCTGATTGATGACTGGTGGCTATTGCATCTCCCAGGCTTCCTGTTGGCAAAGGGGATGGGGAAGCCCGTCATACTTAGTCCGTGTTCCGTTGGTCCATTTGATTCCGCCCATCTCGCGTTGGCAAAGCGTTTCCTTATGTCGCTCGATCTAATTGCCGTTCGGGAGGATTATACTGTTCTGCTTCTCGAGGGATTGGGGATCTCTGAAGACCGTTTATCGAGGTCACCGGATATGGCATTCCTTTTTGATCGCCAGGACATCGGTGCATTTGGACAGCTAGCGTTGGCGAGTCTCGAGAAATATGCGGTGGAGCATTCTGGGTTGGTTGGTGTATCGGTTCGTGAGCACTCGTTTCCCGGCTCGGTGAATCCACAGGCTCGAATGGACGCATATCTAGCCGAGTGTGCTTTCGCGCTGCGTAGATTGCACGATGCAGGTGCTGGTATCGTTCTGATTCACCAAACGGAGGAAGACGCGCGAGTCACCTCGGAATTGGGTCGCCTACTCCAGCAGGAGCACGTGCCTTGCATTGTTCTTGACCCGAGGCTTGAGCCCTGGGATCTGCGGCAGGTGTATCGGAAGCTTGACATGCTTATCGGCACACGCATGCACGCCAACATTCTGGCAATGGGTGCCGGCACACCTGTCGTGGGGATTGGTTATGAGCACAAGACAATGGGAATCTTGGCGCGGTTAGGTCTAGACGAGTGGGGGCTATGGATTGATCAAGTTGTTGACGGGGATCTATGGCCACTCGTCCAAAGGTGCTGGAACGCAAGGGCCGCGAATTGCTCTTTGTTGCCAAGCGTTTTAAAGTCCGTGGATGACGAATTCGATCGAGTCGGCCGCGAGATCGCTCGTGTGGTAAAGGGATGATCTTGTGGGTGGTTTACGTACTCCGAATCGCTCCATATCCCCGAACTTGTCCATTCTAGGGCCGATGGAGTGGCGGTATGGCAATGACGTCGTCTGAAACCCTCGCTGAGGCTCTACCTCCTTTCGCTGTTGTGATAGTCCACTATCGAGATCGGCCCGCGGTTCAAGCTCTGATTGCAGCATCTGTAAGA is a window encoding:
- a CDS encoding YveK family protein; this translates as MELRDYVAVLRKYWRSITSVTFLGVIAAVALNYLVTPTYTAKTAVFFSVSGATSASDLAQGTTFTSKQVESYVEVATSPLVLQPVISGLKLPESPETLARHIKVTVPTNTSVINITVDDTDPDAAGAIANATGNQLVTAVSSLSPDNGKGQKAVTATIITPASVPSVPTSPKTAQNLALGLLLGLFLGAGQGSCGTAWTPGCALRLTSLSLPILRWWGASATTRPLSVD
- a CDS encoding CpsD/CapB family tyrosine-protein kinase gives rise to the protein MGRIGYDAASERGLTLISDAITSPRAEAFRRLRTNLQYLGRGQGGNSFVITSSVPDEGKTSTAINTALVLADAGLRVLLIDADMRRPRVGQSLRLEDAAGLSTILIGRASLREVVQVAGMGTLQVLTSGPVPPNPAELLGSISMVRLLECATHEYDAVVIDAPPLLPVTDAAILSGMTTGALLVVGSGEVRAPQLAAALESLESVEGRLLGIVLNKLRGKDVGYSAYRNRSGQGPEPRRVARRAAGEEPADRQRVIA
- a CDS encoding sugar transferase, with protein sequence MSVDLVMVTGAVAATYGLKFGDELTTEVGGTGVPYVVAGVLIGLLLMAALEASESRSRRILGAGLEEYRRVLNACFVVFGGVAIGSYLLGAELSRWFFLTTLPLVVGMLLAGRWAVRRQLNAQRRAGEALTPTLVVGSVEDVVGMVEDMRRRPDAGYLPVAVAPTDGALAPEQLEGLVLVTFEEVTEWARGGRVEAVAVTSGLTRGEARRLAWELEDCRAQLMFAPRLTDVTGPRVHITDAQGLELVHVDLPKFSGWHHMVKRGFDVVVAATALVILSPVLLIVALAIKLDDGGPVLYRQERIGLGGRTFTIHKFRSMGVDADRLLDRMIDEAGGQALLFKMENDPRITRVGNFLRRYSLDELPQFWTVLLGGMSIVGPRPQVAREVAEYTEAAHRRLRVKPGITGLWQVNGRSDLSIKESVRLDLRYVENWSLLGDLIIVLKTVKVVFFPNGAY
- a CDS encoding glycosyltransferase: MKLRDRIFRIQEMRVARAADRVVVHGETQRAIVFGWTPSDVIAVDLPGDTRQLPESDWENRDPFALCLGEVRPNKGIHTALEAAADAGFRLVVAGRPVPEAYGTEMESKAAGIGPLVDMKLGYLSSDAFGRLLGEASVILLPYMTFGAQSGILARAMQCKKRIISSDLPSLVEQAGDYGRIDFFPAGDSAALAALLRKTASATSVEPEASSLASEMARWDRLIKQVFD
- a CDS encoding glycosyltransferase; amino-acid sequence: MKILHVVNNLETGGAQTLIEALTQEQQSLGVETHVVVLLSRGTLSDRIEAVARSVVYLEIHGVSDALIVGARRLKKAIRRIAPDIVHSHLLQADLLSILAATGIPHVSTVHTSGGHEASLPARIVTWLLSQLSSSPDAVIACSPSAALFSCSRLRRQPDAIILNGTALPDNRVLRVGQRDYVLHLARWHPMKDHDTLFQAVELLGPCAPQLVCAGEGMTVEGGGAKLVARYPSVNATFEGPVPEVSRYFANALCLVISSSHGEALPMAGIEALSHGVPVVTTDVGDCRLLAVEPKLVVPPKDIEAIAAAIAYVKASNEETPTRLASLARAVAEKTFNVKQTAAAYRRVYDNVLQERGDS
- a CDS encoding glycosyltransferase, with protein sequence MSESLATGVLDVVIRLVREQHALGNEISVLYSRRGDSPTETELSCLLPGVRIHAVGSLSQNRLQRTRSLRRRLRSLTQLEEFDIVHLHSTFAGIAGRTIDINCRCIYSPHGFSFLRSDKGRFMRSLYRTLERTLASRTDLIIGVSSDEVSIACDELSARAVLLRNVLDIDSLPPKPALGSRFPIVANIGRWSAQKAPERFERAAEALWKMAEFRWIGAGVDEPKSARVTGTGWLSHSQVLDELTQVNLIYFTSRWEGMPVGLMEAQAMGIPAVAIRCTGVADVVIDGVTGVIVEDEEQGMHALKALLEDEKRLGKMSLDAWRNRDRFSASGYGTRSLKAYQEVKTCD
- a CDS encoding glycosyltransferase family 4 protein, with amino-acid sequence MVYEYAYWIAKNQKDGVIVHHVPVADAVYTRPVTIDHIRGLASRELRAFVDRPKKYGVPWFPATKELECRYGIDHLSARLCDGDIVIATAAQTALHVGRILKRKPEVLGVNFIQHLETWSTRASLVEAAWRLPMLRIVIAPWLEEHGKSLGVESLLVPNAIDPSTFEAGEPVCRRAESVVAMLSDAPFKRADVLIAALVEVSRRRPGVVLTCFGVGPRPEELPSYIGYIRNPSRSEVAALMKSARVYVCASDAEGWHLPPAEALLSGTAVASTDIGGVRAYADGAALFSPPGDSLALAENTLQLLTQTDIAQSLVAVGHERLRTYSPDDAAAAFWNAVQRVREPLNEKGK
- a CDS encoding lipopolysaccharide biosynthesis protein; translated protein: MMGRRAGVARNITTTYVARLASILTLFVLFPAVARVVPASEYGVYLLTAGMASLFSVDLGMAGSATRYVSEAHVLGDDSRMRSVLAGSAVFFVGVGIFSSGALVVTIVFGWKDFHFTPEQASIGLVAGAAAVAQVALGSIAANERAILTGLGRIDLANWILIAQAFTRFGATLVVLGVSREIIWVAVVDASAAVIGTFLFVIIRRMVLRTRFEFGRDFNWAVLRHMWGLSRDMLVMSLAATVILYAGGVVVGLTSSAVSVALFAAGQRIYQAAKEIPNSLTAPLLPIATANHLDGAGRNKWLYLDGTRFSLALVLASLPPVCVYMATLVEWWLGPNYSVAADVAMLLTASVILNCLHLVAVPVMGGQESLGWYSVLHGMWAVSALGLGFLFSSEFGAVGMALAVALPLVILEPLYVGRALRKTGGLGSSS
- a CDS encoding polysaccharide pyruvyl transferase family protein, giving the protein MKAFLCGSYKWANKGDAALVVSLIAWLRRLDVNATGMTSFDPVGDQTHYDIPVHAMPVRPPGRYRLFAEGLLSRSQLARRMLARCRMLVAWGWFVYFPYWGRLYVRHPWVARVFSTRSTWVLAKEMRGSDVVIGVPGGYIQAPRLIDDWWLLHLPGFLLAKGMGKPVILSPCSVGPFDSAHLALAKRFLMSLDLIAVREDYTVLLLEGLGISEDRLSRSPDMAFLFDRQDIGAFGQLALASLEKYAVEHSGLVGVSVREHSFPGSVNPQARMDAYLAECAFALRRLHDAGAGIVLIHQTEEDARVTSELGRLLQQEHVPCIVLDPRLEPWDLRQVYRKLDMLIGTRMHANILAMGAGTPVVGIGYEHKTMGILARLGLDEWGLWIDQVVDGDLWPLVQRCWNARAANCSLLPSVLKSVDDEFDRVGREIARVVKG